taactaggtataataaaaaagtaattagattgataataaatgattaataaataccaggcctgggtattgacacaaatttcaccaTTCGAATTAGATTCACAAGCTTTCAGTTCGATATCGATTAACAACTATTGCTGTGACCTATACAGGGAGTCAGTTGATACTACATTACtatattgaatattaaaattaactgatgatttgtatacaaacacttCGGTTAAACACAAGgaagttttttataataataaaattataatactaCCTTTTATAATTacacaattatttgaaatataaacaattaaatgaTGGCTTTCATAAAaatttgattcattcaaacatacattaaatattgaagaacagcaaaatatgtaaaacattttaacatattatttacaagctgttttatttgcGTCTTTCTGcgtttgaaacactgattgagcgattacatgagacatgatacggatttcggtaagttctatactttttaacataccttctgatgttcattcatgtttatttcgtgctgtaacTAGTGGTAAAGCaaaagagatgatcagttcacgtgcgctTCGCGCTGCCGCTTTGCTCGATCTAAGGCTCTACGACGATCGCTCGtgtcacattaaagagcgccaaaatggtatttattgtttgaatttcatattaaaatgggcaaaatttgaaatctgagactttgttttatatcaaaagtaacaaaggacaaagcttattgcgatttattggatgggaggtgcTACAATGTTCTGTACATTCATCAAGtgaaaacagcatagactaaAAGATCGATTCTCGGTccataaaaatgagaatcgattaaaatcgagaattttttttttttttttttacccagccctaataaatatattttacagtactATAGTGAgtagaaataaatgtaatagaagctaaatattttctatataatatttataatattacacatttataatattaattatcacTGTAtttaaaagattgaaaacccctggtCTACTGCATAATATTATCAGCCTGATGAATTGTGTTTGAACGTTgcctgttttatatttataagtGCTTGAAAGAACTAATCACtattttcatccaaaaatttGAGACATATTATtgacatttttgtacatttaaaccATTTTACTTTGATTCTCTTTgctaaaaaacaatgtttttgtctttgctTCCACTCTTAACAGCTATTAACAAGGTGCAGCTTCTTGGGCGAGTGGGGCAAGACCCCGTCATGAGACAGGTGGAGGGCAGAAACCCCGTCACCATCTTTTCCATGGCAACAAACGAGATGTGGCGGTCTGGGGAGGGAGAACCCACAACTACAGGTGAGAGTTTAATGATAAAtctgtgtatttattattatttctgtttattctttatatattttatgcacAGTCTATGGAGTGGATCAGATTTACATTTCACTGCAGTTTGCATTCTGTATATAACAGTGTATgagacaaataaaaatcttaaatcTCTATGATATGATAATTTTGCTTTTTGTTAGACAAAGAGATGATGTTAAAGTATGTGGgtgacaaacaaattaattctAGTTTTCAGATATGCTTTTTCTGAGAAAATTGTCTTGGTGCAAATATGTGGTCAAATTTAGGGCAGGACTTGAGTTTATTCATGGGGAACTGATTGTGGTTTGTTATTGgctgatctcatgtgagtgacaggttgtcccgccctcgcaccAATAaacatcagagaagagatgttggatatgaattttaaaaaatgtaatttatgagggaatatgaattttaaaaaaataagaattgtcaattttgatttcatggtgactttaataaaCTAAGAAAGGTTATCGTTCTCATTTTTTTGCAGGAGATGTCACCCAGAAAACAACATGGCACAGAATTTCAGTATTCAAACCAGGCCTCAGAGATGTGGCGTATCAGTATGTAAAGAAAGGGTGTGTTCCCTATTTGTTTTTGAGgcatatatgaatataaaaataaaacgtacTGCTATTAACTTAGGATTAAACGTATTTTCAGGTCTCGAATTCTTGTGGAAGGAAAGCTTGATTATGGAGAGTACACGGATAAAAACAACGTCAGGCGACAGGCAACAACTATTATTGCAGGTCAGACTTTGCTGCTTCTTTACCACAGAATCTAAAAATTAtatcttatttttttgtttttttgctttaacCATTCAAAAATTAACCAAATATcatttgtctttctctttccacAGATAATATTGTGTTTTTAAGTGAAAACCTGCGGGACCAGTAGTGAAGACGCCTTCCCAGGCTTTAGGAACCAAAAGAGGATATTTTGTATAGCGTTATTCTGCTCACTGACATTAACTCTGAGTATCTTAGTGCCTGCCCTTAACAGTCATACATAGGCAAATGAAGTAATGTTGTTGGTATGATTGTGTCATGCTGTTTTAGTCGCGACAGAGGGCGCTAGCAGGATGCACTTTGATATGTAAACACATGTTCCAGTCCCATGAACTGGATTtgataaaagaaacaaaaatgttaaaatgtctctttttttgACTTCTGAAACATAACGGATATGTTGGAAAGCGTAATGTTTGAAATTGTTTAACAAAGTCACTTCAAATTTGTTATGCTGTACTGTCGTCCTAATGCTCATGAATAAATGTAGTAGTTTGtcagtattttcttttttttttgtgaatattcTCGCCCTCCATGATGTAAAACATCTGGTTTCAGAAACTTTTCAAAAGTTAGCTGTCTGAAACTGAGAGAACAGCAGTTTCATTTCttcgttttgtttttcagtcatTTCCATTTGTTTGGGCGCATTTTACCCTTTGTGTTACTTGGTACGGTCATTTAGTTCTAATTTTCAGGCGTTCTTAGCCTCCAGAATATAGTAAGATTATCTTAAATGCGCTATAAAATAAGAGTAAGTTCACATTTCAAGATATTTACCCGTAGTAAGAATCCATTGACAGAAATGGGAGTTGAGGCGGTGCACACAGTTTGGTACTCTTGGCTTTACACGGTTTGCTGAGAGATAATGCGGAGTCATCCTTAATTGGAGCGATCCCACGTCAATCATACAGTAGCGATCTCCTATTGGTCAGATGGGTTGTCCGTCTTCGGTGATTTTCCGCCTCTCAGTGTGAGGTGAGCTTTAAACGTAACAGCTTATCTTATTGGTTCACGCATGGATTCCAAGGGCGGGACCTCAGATAAGAAAGTTTTGTATTTCAAGCTAATTTATGCGGATGTGTTTTCAAACAGTGTAACAAAATATAAACCCATTTAAAAgcccatgttttgttttttgtttggaaACAAATGAAACATTCCATGAATGTAGTATAGTCCACAAACTgtcttttgtaaacaaatttTGCCATTCCCATCATTTCCCCGCCCCAAATTCCTGCTCGCCTGTGAAGGGGAGACATTTCTCAAGGAAGCTGAGAGGAAAGTTCCGTGAACACTGGCTACAGACGCACAACTTATAATCAACTTTCCGTTGACAGTAAAACAATCACTTTGAATCACGGTCGGACGAGCCATTTAACGGATACGCGATCGCCAACGCTGACAAATTGTCGTTTGTGGAGTCGTTGAAGCGACTGCGCCTCCGTGACGATTTATTACAGACGCAGATCGAAGCATGGAAATAATGGATAGCGGGGAAACGTTTTTACAATGGGACAAAAATCTCAGCGAATTGTCCGAAGCCGGGGATAACGACATTTTATACAGCACTGTAAGTGGGAATCTTCATATGATACCGTGGCATGATTGCCATCTTTCACTTCGCATGTTTTGATGTGTTGCAACTAGTGTCAGATCATCCAGAATGCATTTAAATGGCTCTAAACCTTATCATTTACAACATTTAgtcattaaaatagtttttatttcatttgatcGCTCAGAGACACTTTATATGAGATCTATAAGATTACTAATGTGCCATGGGTTCCACTTGGCTCCAAGGGATAAAGTTCAGATGGTGCAGTTATCCAGTGATTGTATCATGTATAGTGCCACACAAAGTAATGGGTTTAGCCCATttgaataaagtcagaatataGTGCTCGAATCCTTGAAGAGGTGTTGCAGGTTATGTAATAATAGGTTTGTGTTCCAACTTCTGCTCAAAGGGGCCTCTACTTGATGGGTAGACTGCTGACTAATTAAGGGGTTCGCAGTGGGTAGTTGGTGCATGTACTTTTTTTAGTCAACATGAAGATTTTcggttaaaatgtatttgaatggAAGGGAAAGTATATTTTTGGcctatatttgtaaaaaaaaaaattaaatcctttttatctgcacttttttttttaatagtcatGATGgtatgaattaataaaaatattttataaatgtgacACAAATTTATATGTATTCCTTATAGTCATTTAAATATGGTGGCCTAGAAAGAGCTGAGTGctctgcaactgaagaaaacacatgcaaatagaaaaaacaccagcaaattgagagaacatcttcatcagtttgacaacatatgtgctgcaaatactcacaacgcaaccaaat
The Ctenopharyngodon idella isolate HZGC_01 chromosome 4, HZGC01, whole genome shotgun sequence genome window above contains:
- the ssbp1 gene encoding single-stranded DNA-binding protein, mitochondrial; amino-acid sequence: MLRNASAQILKQFVRHRTTDSSLILERSINKVQLLGRVGQDPVMRQVEGRNPVTIFSMATNEMWRSGEGEPTTTGDVTQKTTWHRISVFKPGLRDVAYQYVKKGSRILVEGKLDYGEYTDKNNVRRQATTIIADNIVFLSENLRDQ